CGCACAGGAGATTGGCGCAGCATTCTGACTTTCCTTCTCTCGGATGACGTGCGGATTCCGATGTCTGATCGATTTAAACTCATACGCCGATTTCAACTAATCTCATCACACGTTCCATGCGAGCACTTACAATCAGAGATGTTTGAGTTCATTCGTGCTCTTCTTAGGCTTCAGGCAGAAATCCAAGGGCTTGTCGTCGAGTGCGGGTGCTACAAAGGAGGAAGCACCGCGAAGCTAAGTGTTGCTGCGGAGTTAGTGGGAAGAGAATTGGTAATATTCGATTCCTTTGAGGGCCTTCCAGAGCATGGCGAGAATCAAGGAAATACCATTTGGGGTACGCCCGTCGATTTTTCCACTGGGAATTACTGTGGCTCCTTAGAGGAAGTTACCGCCAATGTCGAGAAGTATGGCGAGATTGGGCCATGCACATTTGTAAAGGGCTATTTTAGGCACACATTGCCAATGTTTCGGAAGCCAATTGCGGCCGCATACTTCGATGTCGATCTGGCGGCATCCACTATCACCTGTCTGCAGTATATTTGGCCCCTGCTCTCATTGGGTGGGATATTGTTCTCGCATGACGGGCATCTGCATTCGGTGCTTGATGCATTGAGCGACAAACACTTCTGGCAAGAGCAACTCGGCAGCCCCATTCCTGAGATTCATGGATTTGGCATAGAAAAGCTAATCTGGATGCAGAAGACAGTGGCTTCGAATGGCTCTTGATGTAATCAATAGCGAGAGCCCAGCGGTAATTTCTCCGCCATTGTCAGCAGGGTCCTCTCCAACGGATTTACCTAATCAGGAGTTCACGACACAGAGGTTTGTTCGAGACGTATTATATTCCAATCTTCCAGTCCCTTTTCAGAAGCTACGAACCTATCTGTGGCTTGTGGTTATGACTCGCGCGCTTGGCGCGGAAGGATTTGGCGCTTGGTCGATTTTTATATTGGCTCTGAGTAACGCAACTACGATTGGAACGTTAAATTGCGGGTCGTCGATGATGCGTTTCCTCAGCGGTCGGCGCTCTACCATCGAAGTGAACGAGGCGTTTTCGACGGCGATGGCGATGGTCATTACAGCAGTATCAGCTGTAATAGCTGTACTAATCATTTTCTCAGGTCACATAACGACCTTCTTGTTTCGATCGCGGCACGCGTTCAATCTAACTGTTTTGCTCTTGGCTGCACTTCCCCTCGATTGTGCCTTCGAAGAAATGAAAAACCTTTTACGCGCCCGTCGCTTGAACAAGTCCTGGGCATTATTCAGCCTCTCGCGGTTAGTTCCCGAAATCGCAGCGACACTCGTTGTCGCGTGGTACCTAAGAAGCGTCGAGCTTGTGAGCTGGGCATATGTGGTCATCGGTGCTGTCAGCGTCATTGGAGGGCTTACGTATCTTAAATATCACCTTAAACTTACTTTTGTGAGCCCAACGGCGCGAGTTGCAGTGAGGTACGCCAAATTCGGGCTACCACTGCTCCCAGGAGCATTGGCTTCGGCGATTTCATTGGGGGCCGATAAGTATGTAGTTGGCTGCTATCTCGGATTGAAGCAAGTCGGCATCTATAGTGTGTGTTTTACCGTCTCGGCACTCACGTTTTTCCTGACGGGCCCAATTAATGACGTGCTGTTTCCTGAGCTCTCTGCTCTTCATGATTCGGGCAACTCGGGATCATTCCGACGACGGTTTGCTGGCATTCAGAAATTCGTATTTGGCGCATCTGTTGGCGCCGCAGCTATTCTCGTGATATTTCCTCAGGAGGTGCTGCGACTCTTCGCATCGCGAGAATTCATTTCGGGCAGCACAACTCTTGCAATACTTGGAGTGCAGGGGATCTTTATGGCTATCGTGATGTTATATGCCGTCATTTTGAATGTTCAACTACGCGTATGGTCTTCAACTATATTTTGGCTCGCCAGTGGGCTCCTAATTGTCTTGTTTGATGTACTTCTTGTCCCAGGGATTGGCATTGAAGGGGCTGCAGTCAGCCAGTTGATTGCCACTGCCGCCGGAGCAATCTTGTTGATCATGGCCCATTGGGATCTATTCAGCATCACATTTAAGCCCGAGTGGCTGTTACACACCGGATTGGCTTTCGCGGCTGTAGCTTTGCTCGCGTTTTCCTGCCAAGGTGGATCACTTGATTTGTTGCACTCGGCATTGAAAATCATTACCGGTTCTATGGTGTTCTTGATGTGCCTGTTTATCACTGGCTTTCTTCGTTTTGAAGACCTTCGAAAAATGATCAGCGCTTTTGCTTAAGCTCGAGATGACCTCAGGGCTCTTGTCTATTGAGAGTCTCGAAGTGGATACGTGAATACCATTCCAGATTGAAAACACTTTTTATTTGCAAAGGGGAGTACCGGTATTTCTTTCCCCTGATTGCACAAGAGCTTAAGGTCGGTAATGGTTGCCAATCGTGTGCCATAACGTTTTCTGCGCCGGCAACCAGAATGATTGCGCGGACTTTATCCTTTGACCAGGTGCATGACCTATCTGGCTTCCTAAAAGAGTTTGTGCCTAATGCTGACTTGGATAAGTGTAGAACATTGCTCAAGATGTTCGAGGAAATGCGCGACTGCGAG
This is a stretch of genomic DNA from Candidatus Bathyarchaeia archaeon. It encodes these proteins:
- a CDS encoding TylF/MycF/NovP-related O-methyltransferase, giving the protein RTGDWRSILTFLLSDDVRIPMSDRFKLIRRFQLISSHVPCEHLQSEMFEFIRALLRLQAEIQGLVVECGCYKGGSTAKLSVAAELVGRELVIFDSFEGLPEHGENQGNTIWGTPVDFSTGNYCGSLEEVTANVEKYGEIGPCTFVKGYFRHTLPMFRKPIAAAYFDVDLAASTITCLQYIWPLLSLGGILFSHDGHLHSVLDALSDKHFWQEQLGSPIPEIHGFGIEKLIWMQKTVASNGS
- a CDS encoding oligosaccharide flippase family protein; protein product: MALDVINSESPAVISPPLSAGSSPTDLPNQEFTTQRFVRDVLYSNLPVPFQKLRTYLWLVVMTRALGAEGFGAWSIFILALSNATTIGTLNCGSSMMRFLSGRRSTIEVNEAFSTAMAMVITAVSAVIAVLIIFSGHITTFLFRSRHAFNLTVLLLAALPLDCAFEEMKNLLRARRLNKSWALFSLSRLVPEIAATLVVAWYLRSVELVSWAYVVIGAVSVIGGLTYLKYHLKLTFVSPTARVAVRYAKFGLPLLPGALASAISLGADKYVVGCYLGLKQVGIYSVCFTVSALTFFLTGPINDVLFPELSALHDSGNSGSFRRRFAGIQKFVFGASVGAAAILVIFPQEVLRLFASREFISGSTTLAILGVQGIFMAIVMLYAVILNVQLRVWSSTIFWLASGLLIVLFDVLLVPGIGIEGAAVSQLIATAAGAILLIMAHWDLFSITFKPEWLLHTGLAFAAVALLAFSCQGGSLDLLHSALKIITGSMVFLMCLFITGFLRFEDLRKMISAFA